One window of Bacillus sp. THAF10 genomic DNA carries:
- a CDS encoding type II secretion system F family protein: protein METIVILFLSIVFFFVLFLLLMMIKNKQPREIARLYKYLSLSNSSIPSEINGKKKVKRKNKAIIGMSKSLERNFKLSNLRQQLLFAGYSVGPGEFLVRTILLAALISCVLFLIFSSALIGVLCFIIGLIVPYILMKRAIISRNKLASLQLIQALGIMANSLRAGYSFLQVIKLISEESPKPLGKEFGKVIQNVNLGLSLEESFAQLKSTFNNPDLEMVLTSILIQRESGGDLSKLLESIQETMIGRLRVKDEVKTLTAQGRLSMYVIICIPAAIGVYLQLVNPDYFQMMFQHPLGWMMLSMAFIGVFLGWIIINKIVSIEV from the coding sequence ATGGAGACGATTGTAATATTATTTCTTTCCATTGTATTCTTTTTTGTCCTCTTCCTGTTATTGATGATGATCAAAAATAAACAACCAAGAGAAATAGCAAGGCTGTATAAATATTTGTCATTATCGAATTCATCTATACCTTCAGAGATAAATGGAAAGAAAAAAGTAAAAAGAAAGAATAAAGCAATTATCGGTATGAGCAAATCCCTCGAAAGAAACTTTAAGCTTTCAAACTTAAGACAACAGCTTTTGTTCGCTGGATACAGTGTTGGCCCAGGGGAATTTCTTGTGAGAACCATTTTGTTGGCAGCATTGATTAGCTGTGTATTGTTTCTGATTTTTTCTTCCGCTTTAATTGGTGTCCTCTGCTTTATCATTGGATTGATTGTCCCATATATTTTAATGAAGAGAGCAATCATTTCAAGAAATAAACTGGCAAGCCTACAGTTGATTCAGGCATTAGGAATTATGGCAAACTCCCTTCGTGCTGGGTACAGTTTTTTGCAAGTAATTAAATTAATTTCGGAAGAGTCACCAAAGCCACTCGGAAAAGAGTTTGGGAAAGTAATCCAAAATGTTAATCTAGGGTTATCTCTAGAGGAATCATTTGCTCAATTAAAATCAACTTTTAATAATCCCGATCTCGAAATGGTGTTAACTTCTATCTTAATACAACGGGAAAGCGGTGGAGACCTTTCAAAGTTATTAGAGAGCATACAGGAAACAATGATTGGGAGATTGAGGGTAAAAGATGAGGTGAAAACCCTCACAGCACAAGGAAGGCTTTCTATGTATGTTATTATTTGCATTCCTGCTGCAATAGGAGTATATCTCCAACTCGTAAATCCTGATTATTTTCAAATGATGTTCCAACATCCCCTAGGCTGGATGATGCTCTCCATGGCATTTATCGGCGTGTTTCTAGGATGGATTATCATAAACAAAATTGTGAGCATTGAGGTGTAA
- the splB gene encoding spore photoproduct lyase yields the protein MMKPFVPQLVFIEPRALEYPLGRELKKKFEGMGLEIRETTSHNQIRNLPGDNDFQKYRTAKSTLVVGVRKTLKFDSSKPSAEYAIPFATGCMGHCHYCYLQTTMGSKPYIRTYVNLDEIFDAAEKYMAERAPEITRFEASCTSDIVGIDHLTHSLKKAIEYFGKSEHGLLRFVTKFHHVDHLLDADHQGKTRFRFSVNADYVIKNFEPGTSSLDLRIEAAKKVADADYPLGFIVAPIYLHEGWEEGYKTLFQKLYDKLPAKATEDLTFELIQHRFTKPAKRVIQQNYPMTKLELDEAKRQYKWGRYGIGKYVYTKDEATEIKDTLSDYIHSYFPQARIEYFT from the coding sequence TTGATGAAACCTTTTGTTCCTCAGCTAGTATTTATTGAGCCTCGCGCACTAGAGTATCCACTTGGACGGGAATTGAAGAAGAAATTCGAAGGAATGGGGCTAGAAATTCGCGAAACAACCTCGCACAATCAAATACGAAATTTACCTGGAGATAATGACTTTCAAAAGTACCGAACCGCTAAATCAACCCTCGTGGTTGGAGTAAGAAAAACATTGAAGTTTGATTCCTCCAAGCCTTCTGCTGAATATGCGATCCCTTTTGCAACCGGGTGCATGGGGCACTGTCACTATTGCTATCTGCAAACAACGATGGGGAGTAAACCTTATATTCGTACCTATGTTAATTTAGATGAAATTTTTGATGCGGCCGAAAAATACATGGCCGAAAGGGCACCGGAAATTACCAGATTTGAAGCTTCGTGTACGTCTGATATTGTCGGTATTGATCATCTCACTCATTCCCTAAAAAAGGCAATTGAGTATTTTGGCAAATCTGAGCACGGTTTATTGAGATTTGTAACGAAATTTCATCATGTTGATCATTTGTTAGATGCTGATCATCAGGGCAAAACAAGATTTAGGTTTAGTGTAAATGCCGACTACGTAATAAAGAATTTTGAGCCTGGAACATCTTCTCTAGATTTGCGAATTGAAGCAGCCAAAAAGGTAGCAGATGCTGACTATCCGCTTGGATTTATTGTAGCACCCATTTATTTACATGAGGGGTGGGAGGAAGGATACAAAACCTTGTTCCAAAAGCTTTATGACAAGCTTCCAGCCAAAGCAACAGAGGATTTGACGTTTGAGTTAATACAGCATCGTTTCACTAAACCTGCTAAACGAGTGATTCAGCAAAATTATCCGATGACTAAGCTTGAATTAGATGAAGCAAAAAGACAATACAAATGGGGTCGTTACGGAATAGGAAAGTATGTGTATACAAAGGATGAAGCCACAGAAATAAAGGATACACTTTCTGACTATATTCATTCCTATTTTCCTCAGGCACGCATTGAGTATTTTACTTAA
- a CDS encoding transcriptional regulator SplA domain-containing protein, translated as MDIYPEGNASSLQEGDTIYLFYRNPHTQNVATIQQASIVSNPYDGGKLAMFLYDTYYPLSDEFVFFTSLDEAEALYNDYFGPTYD; from the coding sequence GTGGACATATATCCTGAAGGGAATGCTTCTTCATTACAAGAAGGAGATACGATTTATTTATTTTACCGAAACCCACATACGCAAAATGTGGCTACCATTCAACAAGCTAGTATTGTCTCAAATCCTTATGATGGAGGAAAATTAGCGATGTTTCTTTATGATACCTACTATCCATTATCAGATGAGTTTGTATTTTTCACCTCATTAGACGAAGCCGAAGCATTGTATAACGATTATTTCGGTCCAACTTATGATTAA
- a CDS encoding CpaF family protein, which translates to MSLLRRLNGEKNEMVLEPKEFRHSSKNNKLVYPLQFKEIETLLHNYLVEELKRLSVEDGEVEDKVAELSDDFFLSRDDVLNYEEKQVIIQNVIYELTGYGPITPLLKDQEVTEVMVNGPDKIYIEKYGKIIKTPFSFRDNAHVLKIIERIVAPIGRRIDESLPMVDARLPDGSRVHAIIPPLAMNGPTLTIRKFPDNPLTIKNLLRNEALSYDMASFLKACVEAKLNMMVSGGTGSGKTTCLNVLSSFISEDERIVTIEDSAELRLSQEHVVTLEARLANVEGKGEVTIRDLVKNALRMRPDRIIVGEVRSAEALDMLQAMNTGHDGSLGTGHANSPRDLLSRIEVMVMMAGFDLPVRAIREQIAGALDLIIHQVRLKDGTRKITHITEVLGVINDTIVLQDLFTFEEQGKSDTGKVNGKFVKTGIRPSFFEKFEAQGIKIQPSWFTEEG; encoded by the coding sequence ATGTCTTTACTTAGAAGACTGAATGGAGAAAAAAACGAGATGGTTTTAGAACCAAAGGAGTTTCGCCATTCAAGTAAAAATAATAAATTAGTCTATCCATTACAATTTAAAGAAATAGAGACACTCCTGCACAATTATTTAGTAGAAGAACTAAAACGATTATCAGTGGAGGATGGAGAAGTAGAGGATAAAGTTGCAGAGCTGAGCGATGATTTCTTCCTTAGTAGAGATGATGTATTAAACTATGAGGAAAAACAGGTGATTATCCAAAATGTCATCTATGAATTAACTGGATATGGACCTATAACTCCGCTATTAAAGGATCAAGAAGTAACGGAGGTGATGGTGAATGGACCAGATAAAATTTATATTGAGAAATATGGCAAGATAATAAAAACTCCTTTTTCGTTTCGAGACAATGCACATGTTTTAAAGATTATTGAACGTATCGTAGCGCCAATCGGAAGAAGAATCGATGAAAGCCTTCCTATGGTTGACGCCCGCTTACCTGATGGATCACGGGTTCATGCCATCATTCCCCCCCTTGCCATGAACGGACCCACCTTAACCATTCGGAAATTTCCTGATAATCCATTAACCATAAAAAATCTCTTAAGAAACGAAGCGCTATCGTATGATATGGCAAGTTTCCTCAAGGCATGTGTGGAAGCAAAATTAAATATGATGGTAAGCGGTGGTACTGGATCTGGAAAGACCACGTGTCTTAATGTGTTGTCTTCGTTCATATCTGAAGATGAGCGAATTGTTACCATTGAAGACTCAGCCGAACTTAGGCTTTCTCAAGAGCATGTTGTTACCTTGGAAGCTAGATTAGCTAATGTGGAGGGAAAGGGCGAAGTGACAATAAGAGATCTCGTGAAAAACGCCCTTCGGATGAGACCTGACAGAATCATTGTTGGAGAGGTTCGTAGCGCAGAAGCTCTTGATATGCTTCAAGCGATGAATACCGGCCATGATGGAAGCTTAGGGACGGGTCATGCTAACTCTCCAAGAGATCTTTTATCAAGAATTGAAGTAATGGTGATGATGGCTGGTTTTGATCTTCCTGTCCGAGCGATTAGAGAACAAATTGCTGGTGCTCTGGATTTAATTATCCATCAGGTAAGGTTAAAGGACGGAACTAGGAAGATTACACATATTACGGAAGTATTAGGGGTCATAAACGACACTATTGTGCTGCAAGACTTGTTTACTTTTGAAGAACAAGGGAAGAGTGACACTGGTAAAGTGAATGGGAAGTTTGTTAAAACAGGTATCCGACCGAGCTTCTTTGAAAAGTTTGAAGCCCAAGGAATAAAAATTCAACCTTCATGGTTCACAGAGGAGGGATAG
- a CDS encoding type II secretion system F family protein: MGNLLLVALTFMTMTLLALAISMTIFRSSLAMERRVQTFLPLSNLQLKNGGKKEGDLFVILKNRARLWIKKAMKESTKINLEKRLEEAGRPNGWSPADFMLIQFTFSTSLFFLSLFLFVPGAESFSSVLFLSIVLCLFGLFIPNFMLSVKIKKRMKQIDRMMPDFFDLLNLSMEAGMGLDASFQKVSKTLAGPLSDEFMKMMEDMSLGKSRKEAYMLLRERVKIPVFQQAITSLIQADQLGMGLSKTVSILTTRIREQRVFNAREQAMKAPVKMVFPLIFLIFPAIFIVLLGPMVIYLIQRGL; this comes from the coding sequence ATGGGAAACCTATTGTTGGTTGCATTAACGTTTATGACGATGACTTTACTAGCCCTGGCTATTTCCATGACCATTTTCCGCTCTTCCCTTGCGATGGAAAGAAGAGTCCAAACCTTTCTTCCACTGTCTAATTTACAGCTGAAAAATGGTGGTAAAAAAGAAGGAGATTTATTTGTTATTCTAAAGAATCGCGCAAGATTATGGATTAAGAAGGCAATGAAGGAATCAACTAAGATTAATCTTGAAAAAAGGCTGGAAGAAGCGGGAAGGCCAAACGGCTGGAGTCCTGCAGATTTTATGCTTATTCAATTCACATTTAGCACATCGCTATTTTTTCTATCGTTATTTCTTTTTGTACCAGGAGCAGAATCATTTAGTTCTGTCCTTTTCCTGTCGATAGTATTATGTTTATTTGGTCTGTTCATTCCAAACTTTATGTTAAGTGTAAAAATCAAAAAACGAATGAAACAAATTGATCGAATGATGCCAGACTTCTTTGATCTCCTAAATTTATCAATGGAAGCTGGAATGGGATTGGATGCATCCTTTCAGAAGGTTTCCAAAACCTTGGCTGGTCCACTTTCAGATGAGTTTATGAAGATGATGGAAGATATGAGCCTTGGTAAATCAAGAAAAGAGGCGTATATGTTACTTCGGGAACGAGTGAAGATTCCTGTCTTTCAACAAGCCATCACTTCATTAATACAGGCCGATCAATTGGGGATGGGTCTATCCAAAACGGTTAGTATTCTTACAACAAGAATAAGGGAACAAAGGGTGTTTAATGCACGTGAACAAGCGATGAAAGCACCGGTTAAGATGGTCTTTCCTTTAATCTTTCTTATTTTCCCAGCCATCTTTATTGTTTTACTCGGCCCGATGGTAATTTATTTAATTCAAAGGGGTTTATAA